The following DNA comes from Pongo pygmaeus isolate AG05252 chromosome 9, NHGRI_mPonPyg2-v2.0_pri, whole genome shotgun sequence.
ccattgaattgtatactttaaatgggtgaattgtatgatatataaattacatatcaataaagctgtcataaataaaacaaaaaaagacagcagcATTTTTAATGTCTGCAGACATTATTCCTTTGCACAGCTGCAGCataatttatttagatttatattGCTAGACCTTTATGTTTTCTGTTAattctttcatttcaaaatatttcaaacacacacaaaaatgaatcgAACGGTGTAACGAACCCCTGTGCCCATGACCCACTTCAACAATTACCAACACAGTTTCTGCTTTTACACACATTGATTCGATGaacattttgtttgtctttgtccACATTCCACACTGTTTCCTTTCATTTATgctgaattcaattccactcaaacCACTTCCTCAAACCCTCACAATGCCCTCCCAGCATGCTGTAGTGATATGATGGATCTGACCTTGCCCTACCCTGTCTGGTGGGGGCTACCGGTCTGGTGGGGGTGGATACTGGATTGGAGTGATTGGTAGGGATGGAGGGTGTGTAAGTGGAGAGAGCcctcaccctgttacccaggaAGGGCACTTCACACTGGACTCACCCCACCCAGAGAGGCCCATccgcctctgcccagccctgccttTCTCCCCTGCTGCCACACGGAGGCGCCAGAGCAACCCTTCCACAGCTGCCTCTGGACGTTCTCCCATCAGCAACTGgatgggtggctgaggtgggatctGTGCCTTCTGCAGTTGATCCCGGCCTGGTGATGGCCCTCTCTTGGGCTGAGACTCCTCACATGGAAGATGAAGGAGGTGGATGTTGTGAGTCCTCTGGTCCTGCAGCACTTCAATCCAGCCTGCCACGGCAAGCCAGTACTCGGCAACTGTGTGCCTGGGGCTCCACTCCCAGCACCTGCTTCTGGATGGCCTAGGGATCCACCTGAGTACCCCTCCACTCTGGGTCCCAGGTGAGACTGACACCCACCCAGGCAACCACCTGCTTGTTACAGAGCCCTGCAGGAGGTAGCTCACCACCCGTGAGGAGGGACTTAGGCAGCAGACTTGCTGAGGGGTAAGGGTCTGCCCCGTGATGCCTCACAGCTCCACCTTCTGGGAGCCACCCATGTGTGGGCAGCCTCAGGGAGACTCCAGCTCCAGCAGCAAGATCGGGTTGTGGGTGGAGGAAGGGTAAGTGAGTCACTGGGCACTTCCAAAGGCCCAGCCTAAATGATGTCCGGCCCAGCCCAGAGGAGATCTGGTCTCCAGTGGGCATGGCCTGCAGGACCGTGAGGGCTGATGTGTCTGGCATAGCTGAGGGCTGAGTCAAGGGACAGGGTGTTTGCTTTCCTGAGAGGGCTTCTCCAGAGTTGGGGCATCTCCAGCCTTGCAGCTTCTCCTGTCTCTGCCAAGGGAAAGGTGGTGGGCAAGTCTCTGAGCTCTGTTCAAATGTCTGTCCCTCTCTGGGTGCTCCCTCAGCTGCAACCCCCTCCACACTCCATGCCTTTTCACCACTCGTCCCCAGCCCTCCCCAGGATGCCTCCTTTAATCCAGTGAGCTGGCTGCTACCAGTCAGGGCACAAGTCACTCCCAAGCAGTTCAGTCCCTAGGGGAATGAAGGGCCAGCTCACACAtcttgagtgcctactgtgtgccaggcaggcCCACATGGCACACTTTGTGTTATTATCACGTTTCTTTCTCACAGCAGAGCCTCATGAGGCAAATATTATCACACTCATTTCACAAAGGAGGAAGTCAAAGCTGGCCTTGCAGTATGAAGACTCAAGCCCAGACTTGCCGGCTCCTGCCTGCATCTCCCTCCACCTGGGTCTCCTGTCTCCCTACCTGCGGAAAGCTCACACTCTGAATCATCGTGCATGGCTCTTACCCCACCCACTCCATCCTTgcggctgctcacctcctgcatCACCTGTGCCCACTCAACAGCACACATGCCCACAAGCTCACATGCACCAAGATTGGTGCACTGGGTGCACGGGTGCACATGCATATTCCAGTCCTGACTGCTGCTTAtcatctgtgtgaccttgagcaagtcacttaacctctctgagcctcagttttctcatctcacaggggttgttatgagaattaaataagatactgAGTGTAACATTCCTAGTACCTTCCCTGGGCATAGTGCTCAATAAAGATaagctattttttaaactttagctatttttatttcatcattattGTATACATGCATCTTTGTATACTTTTTACACATGTAACAAGAGACATGCAGTAGACACAGAGGCCCGGGGATTACCACACACACCTACTGCCCATGCAGGAACCCACAATAAACCAGTCAGCCACCTAGTATACTGGGTGCCCATATGCTCATGCCAGGCTCTACTGCAGATGGGAGTTGGGGTTACTTGTGGTAGGCATACCTGTGTATAGAAGAAGATGGGGCCCTGGCCTTGGGGTCCACCCAAGCTGCCTGGGAAATGAGTTTTTTGCTCAAAGTGTGATCTGCAGGCCAATCTGGGACCTTGTTAGAATCTTGAAGAATCTCATACCTGACCCCAGATCTTCTATCTTCTGAATcatctgttttggttttttttttttttgaaacggagtcttgctctgtcacccaggctggagtacagtggcgagatctcagctcactgcaagttccgcctcccaggttcacgccattctcctgtctcagcctcctgagtagctaggactgtaggcacccaccaccacgcctggctgtttttttttttttttagtagagatggggtttcaccgtgttggccaggatggtcttgatctcctgacctcgtgatccgcccacctcggcctcccaaagtgctgggattacaggtgtgagccactgcgcccggccccgattttgttttgtatttttttttagagatggggtcttgctctgtcagcaacaggctccagtgcagtagtacaatcatacTCAAtagcgcactgcagcctcgaactcccaggatcaagcaatgcttctgccttagcctcccaagtagccggggcTATAGGCACATGATgccgcatccagctaatttttaaaaaagttttttgtagagatggggtggggtcttgttatgttgccaggACTGATCTCAAagtccaggcctcaagtgattctccctccttggcctcccaaagtgctcggattatagtcATGAGGTACCACACTCAGCCaggatctgcattttaaacaagatTCTCAGAGCACTAAGGCAGAGAAGAGGAAAGTGGGTGGAGCTGCATCCCTGGGCAGGATGAGGCTGACTTTGGGCCTGTCCCAGGTGTCTCCAATCCACGCCTCTATCAGGCTAACGCATCTCCTGGCTCCTCCTCTGCTCTTGGGAGCTGATGCTAAGGTGTGAGGTTACCCATTTCAGCCTTGGGAGGATAGGCTGGCCCCCACAATCCTGTTCTAGGAAAACATAAATAGTGAAGTCTCTCCTTGGTTCCTCTCAGGGCTCTGAAGAGCTTGGGGCTGGGAGCCACATAGGATCCAAGAAACTAGCAGGGGGCGCCTCCTGCCCATCGATCCCCCTTCTGAACCATGTTCATCCTAGCTTGTGAATCTCCCCTCCCAGCCTCCGGGTAGGTCACTGCCAAAACTCTGGCTGACCTCTTCCATCTTGAGTGGGGTGTGGGCTCAGTCCCTTGGGGCCGTGGGAGCCTGAAGCCTGGGCCAGATCCCCCCTCCCTATCCCTGTTGGGGCTAATTTTAGGGCCGCTTTGACAGCTGCCTCAGCTCAGCCTGGGTCAGTTCCCAGCCACTCAGTGTTGGGGTCAGTTAGGGTCACCTAGGAGTGGGCCAGGCCAGCCCCACCTTTGGCTGCAGAAGATGAAAGTAGAATCTTTGTCCCCTGTCCACCCTCCCCACTGCCTTGAGAGTCCCACTGAGCTGGCCTCCATGTCCCATGCCCTGTATGTGAAACCGCAGAGGAGCCCAGGATTTAGAACAGCCCATGGAGATCAAGACTGAGTATTGGTGCCTCCATGCCTGGAGGGTGCAGACAGGTGAGGCCCCTTCTCAGCGGCCCTCTCTGATGCCAACCCAACACATATTTCTGAATTCAGTTAGTGTGCCAGGCTGTCAGAGATTAGGAGCAGATGGCACCTgggatactttcttttttttgaaatgagtctcactcttgtcaccaaggctggagtgcaatggcgcaatttcagttcactgcaatctccgccttccaggttcaagcaattctccctgcctcagcctcccaagtagctgggattacagacacccaccaccacgcctggctaattttgtatttttattaattttgtaattttgtatttttggtagagatgggttttcgccatgttggccaggctggtctgtcctcaggtgatctgcccgcctcagcctcccaaagtgctgggattacaggtgtgagccaccgtacccagccacaCCTGGGATACTTTCTAGAGGGAGGATTTTAGCTTCTGAGAACAAAGGGATGGAGTCCTTCCTCTGTCACCAACGCTCTGGTCCTTGGTTTCCTCCCCTCGGAAAGGGTGTGGTGATACCTGCTCACAGACTAGCTGGGGGtacagaggaggagaaaagggcCGGAAAGCGTGCTGGGAACTCTGGAGTCTGCAGTGCCCACAGGGCCGCCACTCGGCTGGGGCCTAGGTTCTCTCCCATGAGAACCTAGAGGTTGAGCAGCTACCACAGTCTTCGCCCCAGCCTGCCCCCAGCCAGTaatgttgcagaagaaaagaggaaCAGATATTGAAGCTGACGTGGGCAAAAGGGGAGGGAAATGCAAGCAGGAGCCATGGAGGGAAGCTATGGGTCTCCTTCCCCCACCTGCAGCCTTTGCTCCCTCTGTTACTACCTTCTGTCCTTCCAAATCCTCCCCCCATCTCCAGCTCCTGCTCCAGCTCCTGCTTCCTCCCTGACCCTAGGAGGCTAAATAATATGGGACACTGAGCACCCTGCGGGGAGGTGAGCTGTCCAGTGGGCTTTGTTTAATTTTCCAGAGCCCCCTCTCTACATATAACCAAGGAACTTTCTAAAGACAGGGCTGGGCTTCAGTCCTCCGGGGCAGCCCTGTGAACTGGGCTCAGAAAACCTCAGATTTGAACCCCCAACCCCATATCTGTCTGTGTTACCCTGAACCAGGTGGGCCTCCCTCTGAATCCAGGTGCCTCATCCTCACTCTGGCCCCATGAGGCCTTTGCAAGCTTCTGCCTTGTTCCTAGTTCTCATGGTGCCCCGGCCttgtgtgtgaatgagtgtgtgtgtgcatactgGGCTTTGATGCACGTGGTAGCCCACAATCAATATTGAACAGCCCACCTCAAATCCTTTTTGAAAGGCTGAGTAcctgaataaatagataaatgttGACTGAGTCTAAAAACACACATGCAGCCTGAGAAAAGCCTTGTTTATCCAGCCTCCCTAAATAAGGAGTCAATTCCCAGAGCGGACTCTCCAGATGATTCAGGATGGAGGAACCTAAAGATGTGGAAGAATAGAGCCCTCCTAGGTGGAGTGAACATCGTGAGCCACAGCTGAGAGCTGGAGGATGATTGGCCACAAGTGGAACAGCCATATGAGATGAGCTGATAAGGCTGGCAGGGTCCAGAGCCTGGAGGGCCTCGAATGCCAGGCCAAGGAGCCAGACCTTATCCAGAGGGCAGTGGGACCCATGGAAGGGTTTTGAGCAGGAGAGTGACAAGGCTGGGTGTGTGGCCAGCAGGGTCCCTCTCTGGTTGCTGCATGAAGCATGGACTGAAGGCAGACAGTGGTGTCAAAGGGCCCTCTGCTTTCGAGGTTCAGGATGAAAAGATGAAGGATGAAGTTGGGCAGTTCTGCGGCAGGTGAGAGGTGGGCAGTCCCCAGGACAGCACAGAGGGGTGGCCAGGATTTAGTTAAGGATCGGAGGAGGGCAGGCAGAAAGTGAGAGGAGGCTTGGTGGCTTCTGGGTTCCTGGCCCAGGTGACTGGCTCGTTGGTGATGCTCTTGCTGAGGTTGCGACAGGAAGAGCAGGTCTGGGGAAAGATAAAGAGTTCAGCTTTGAACATGTCAGGGGAGCAGGCGTCCCAAAGGAGGATTGGTTAGAGGGCTGGAGCCAGGTAAATGTGGACAGATTTTCCCTGAATAACATTTTCCTGAATGACTTTAAAGTATCCCAAGTATCCTGGGGACAGTCCTTTGGCACCAACTGCCTATGGTCCCCAAGACAGTTAGGACCAGGACTTGGGTCCCAGAGAAGGGCCAGCAAAGGGTCTGACTAGGGTGAAGGGGAGGGTCTAAGATCCTTGGCTCAGGAGTACCCCCAGGGTAATGCAGGAGTGGCTGGCACAGAGGTTTAGAGGTAGATAAGGGCTAGGAAAAAGCCATGGGTGGGCTGAGCTGGCAGGCCTCAGAGACCAGTCAGCCCAGAGCCATCGTTGTACAGACAGACAGAGCCAGGCCCGGCAAGGCTTCGGGATCTGGCAGGTCAcaagccaaggcagacagatcatcaGCTTCTGGCTCAGTGCTGTACCCTCAGCCCGACTGGCTGGGAGGGGTCAGCTCCGTGTGGGCCTGGGATTGAGCTCCTGGGCCACGCCTAGGTGCTGTGGGTTTGTGTGGTTCAGGTGGAAGCACTGGGGCAGGCAGGTGACAGCCCCACCCTGAGCAGCACCCTAAACCCACTGTCTGTCAGTCTTCCCCAACCCTGTGCTTTTACTTTCTCAGTCCCAGGACCCAGGCCGGGCTGTAATCGGAGGAGGGAACTGGAACCTGGACCGGGGGAGCACAAAGCTCTGCACACAGCCGGTCTCCTGGCAGATGCTGAGATGCTCATGGGAGGGTGGGGGACTGTGGCATCAGGGGCCATGTTCCACACAAGGTGAAATGCAGTAAGGGCAATTTCCACAAAGCTTGTTGAGCCAGGTACTGTTTTATGATCTTGAAATAGTGAACAGGATTTATGTTCTAACTAGACATTGACAATAAGCAAACTAATACATAACATAACAATGGAAAGatgagatgaagaaacagagccCAGAGGGATGGGCACCTTCAGTGGGGAGCGGGGAATGGTCACTTGACAGAAGACCCCTGTAGGCCTGATGGGCTGAGTGATTTTAATCAAATCTATGTCCCTCCCCCACCGACCCACGTACCCCCACCCCGCCTGCCACCAGGCACTCCACCTTCTCCTCAGCTCTAGCTGCACCACTGggagtttccatttttttttttttttgagacagagtctcgctctgtcacccaggctgaagtgcagtggtgcgatcttggctcactgcaacctccacctcccgagttcaagcaactctcctgcctcagcctcccaagtagctgggattacaggctcccatcaccacacctagataacttttgtatttttagtagagacggggtttcaccatgttagtcaggctcgtcttgaactcctgaccccaagtgatctgcccgcttctgCCTcgcaaggtgctgggattacaggtgtgagccactgcgcccagccgcacCATTGGGAGTTTCTGAGGGCTGCCCTTGACTGGGCCATTACCAGGGCCTGAGGAGGACTGTGGGGAAATGAGCCTCTCACGAGGTCTAGTCCCTCCCACAAAGTCCTGCCCAAGAGCCACCCCAGCTCTGCCCACTTGGCTCCTCCAACCTGGGAGCCAGGTAAGAGCTGaggagccccagggccttggcaCTGAGTCAGATgtagcctgggaggtggaggtgactCACTTGGGGGTGTCAAGATCCAGGAAACCACAGCCCAGGGTCAGGGCAGAAACCTGGAGATTCCCTGCCTTGCCTTGCCCCAGAATGATGAACAGGAGGGCCCTGGCCTTTCCTAAGAAGCCCCCAACCGAGGGTCCTCCTGTTGTCATGAAGGCCCAAGTTCCAGTCAAGTTGTTGAGAGGTGCCCAAGGACCTGCCAGTGCCTGCTccctctgggcctcagcctcctagtccACTTATAGGGGGAGCAATGGGGCTAGATAAGCTTCAGTGTTCCTCGCAGCTCTGAATTTCTGTTTCATTGAGTATGTTGCAGGAGGCCCACAACCTCTGATGGTTCCTGGGGGCTCAGGGCAGGGGTGAATGACAGATGCTGAAAAGCGGGGGTCAAGGGAGGGTTTGCAAGGTTTAGCAAATGTCAATACAGGATATgttgttaaatttgaatttcagattagCAATGGATAACTTTTTAGTATAAGCACATGTCCCAAATATCCGTAATGTTAAAGAATTATTCACTGTTTATCAGAAATTCAAATCTGACTGGGCATCTTGTACTTTCTCTGGCCATGCTAGGTGGGAAAGGTAATTGGAGCTGGGACTTCATCAGAGGAAGGTCTTAGACTCAGACAACTGGAGCTCTCACCACCTCCCTTGCTGCCCTCAGGGTCCCTTATCCATGAACTTCTTGATGATTTGTTAGAAGGTAGGGGGATGAGGGAGTGAGAACCCTGGGGTTAGGGGAAACTAAGAGCTATGTAGAGAGGCAGAGAGACCCCAAGACCCCAAGAGGCAGCACCTGAACTCTTCCTGGCCTGCACTCAGCTAACCTTGCCACCTCTCTTCCCCAGCACTCCTGCAAAGCTCAACCTCATTCCTACTGCCACACCCTTGCTTGTTCCAGCCCTGCCTCTTTCCATCCTATACAAACTCTACCCACAGCCTCTGCCAAGAGCCCTTTCTTGGCTATCCCTTGGCGTTGTGACTTCCTCCTCTGGGTTCCCAGGGTGCTGTCAGTCACACTTCTCCTCACGGAGCTGTTCAATCAATGGAGCACCCTCTCTGGAGGAGGCTTTGGAGCAGACTCTGGGCAGTGATCAGGACAGTGGAGCTGACAGTGATCAGGACAGACACAGCCCCTGCTCCATGGAGCACACGATCTGGTGGGGAGGCAGACACACAATCACAAAACAGGAGAGAATGAATCGCCCTTTCACTGGGACTGACTGGTCCATGTCACTGAGGCTTCATGCAGGCAGAGGCCACATTCTGTTGTATTCAGGCCCTACTACAGAGCAGGCTTCAGTGAATATTAGTGGCATAAGTgagagtgcaatgatgcaacTAAAGCTGGGGATGGTGGGGACGCTGACTAAGTCTGGGAGGTCACCACGCAAACAGCCTGAACTCTGCAGCTCCAGCCGTGGCCTGGACCTGGTGAGGCTTGGCATCATGGCATGCCATTGCTCACGAGAATCTGGCCCTGCAAAAGTCTGCATTTCCAGGGGGCAGGGACTGGATCTTCCTCTCCTCTCATTCCCTCTTGCCCTGGCCCATAACCTGACACAGGAGATGAGTTGATAGAGAGCTGATAGACGGGAAGTACTGTGTGGCTGTTCCACTGAGGCTGGAAGGACTAGTCACACCACATTGTTCTTTCTCCTCTGCATAGAATGTTGCTTGGGGCAATTTTAGTAGGTAGTCACAATCTCTTTCCAGTATTAGAAGACATGAGTGACTTTCTCCCTGTATGCAGGTCCCAGTGGCTTTTAGCATCTGCTTGTCCAGACCCCTTCACAGCTATGGTCGGGGACCCCGCAATGACTGTGACAGGGCCATGCCTACCTACCCTTCACTGAGCCCTGGCTAAATGAGCCAGGCCCCCCTACAGACACCATCTCTAGCGCCCAGattaaagaagaaactgaggcttgggaagTGTAGGTGCTAGAGTGGCTAAGCCAGGATTTTAATTCAGATTTGTCTAATGCTGAGGCTAAAGCTCCTTCTGTTGCACTGAGCTGCCTCTACTTTTTAAAGTAATCTCTGAGATCTTACTTATTTTTGGTACTCAGAAACTCACTCCAGCTTTATCCCACTTTGATCTTTATGACTTAGGTTGCAGATGCCTAAAAAGCTGTTGCTTCTCTGTGAACTGCAGTGGACTTTGCCTGGAGCAGTAAACTGTGGATGGGGGAAGGGAAGCAGGAAGGCAGGTTTGAGACTGGTTCCCCATGGGTTCACTGGCACTCTCCTGGGTTGCCCCACCCTTCCTTCAGCCTGCCGCCCTGTCCTGCGTCATGCGGTTCCCCAGCACTCCTGGGACAGCTGAGCCCTGTGCATGCATGCACGCAGCATTCCCCTGCAGCCTGTGCTCACACCACCCCCCACGCACCaccctccacctggtcctggacaTACTTCACTACCTCAAGGTATCCAATGGCCAAAATCCAAGGCTACCACTGGGGAACATTCTTCACGGGTTTGCAGTGTGCCATGTCTCCCTGCTAGACTGTGAATGCCTCTAGGGCAGGGACCTTTCATCCTCTCATTTGTGTGCTCaataagcacctactatgtgccaggcacagtgctggaTGCCAGGGTATAATGGGAGCTGATGTGCAGTCAGTACACAATGGCACAGCTGTAGCAGCCCTGAGACCTCCAAGTGCTCCAGCACCCTGGCTGCCCCTTGGTGTACTGCCTGGGCCTCCTCACAGTCCTTCAATGAAAGGGCTAATGTCTGGCACACTGGGGGGCTCCAGGAGCTCATGTCACATTGGCTCATGTCTTAGACCTCCTGGACCTCCCTGGCCTCTGTAGGTGTGCGCCTGATTCCGGGCAGGTTTGCACTGGGATAGACATGGGGTGGTTTCCGTGATGAGTCATCTGATGACAGCCCTGTAAAATATAAAGGAGTGCTGGGTACAGGCATGCACAAGACCTTGAGCACTCCTCTGTGACAGTCTCCTCACCAGTAACTTTCTGAGTCAAGTCTGGCCATAGGCAAATCCCTTGTCATCCTTTCCTCTCCCCCTACTGGCTTCAAGATCCAGccagttctctctctttctttgctgGCTTCTGTATCACGAATGGACTTGTGGCTTTGGGAGCAGGTGCCATTTCCCTGCAGGCTGTGGACTTCTTATCAGCTCCATCTAAGAGTTTTGACAGGAGCCTGAAGCCCTGTTTAAAGTCCCTGTCTTCTAGTGGAGTTTCACTGATTTTCTGGTTATGCCAGCTCCTGGTTCCAAGGTCATTGCCAGTCCTTAGCTCATGGGCAGAGCTGAGAGCTTTGGCATGCTTGGTGCCCAGCTCAGGTTCCCAGGTCTGTCCCCCTACCCCAGGGGCTCTCACACACCCTGGGATGGTCTTCCAGGGCCTGTCCATGTGCAGTGTTCACAGTGGCAAAAACACAGCAACAACAGCAGATGCAAATGCTCCCAGCAAAAGGAAGGAGGGTTTTACACTCCTGGACCAGGGCTGGAACAGCGTTGTTTATTAAGAACATGGACTTTAGATAATTGTATTAAGATTATACATGGAAAGCCCTTGTTTCAGTATCTGACACATactaggtgttcaataaattacAACTATTATTAAAGGCATTTTGAGGACAGCAGAATTTGCTATGATGGTTGATGGTGTGGTAAAGGTAGTGATTCTTGATAGTGATTGTGGAGTCTCACCACTGACAATGGCAATGATAGTTTTCCTTACCCAGGGAATGATGTATCTCTCTGGGGATATTTACAGTGGGTGTGTAGGTCAACATTTGATAAAGAGAgtcaagaagagaaagaaacatgtCCTATGGGTAATTTCTAGTTTGATTATGGAGACAAGATTCAGAGACATAAAAGAATTATAAGAGTTCTCCCACTTGACCTGGGATCCAAGGGCTTGGGAAAGGGAGGCTCAAGATTCCTAGCACAAGGTAATCATTCAAATTGGCATTGACAGCCTCTTTCCACTGTTGGTAACTGTTAGAACAGAAGGGAGGCTGGTGAGCCAGTGAACCCCTGCTGCTTTCTCCTGCTCACTGCCTCCCCACAACTTGCCAGAGGTTCACAAACCTTCAGGTAAATGACATGACAAGGAATGTCACTGACAGAGGGTTAGGGGTGAAAATGTCAGGATGGGCAAGTATCAGACCCTCCTGGCCTtcccccagctgctccagaggagTTTTGAGCTGAATTGCACCCCTGGCCACAGTGGAGCCCACTACTGTGCTCACAGAACCACCGTCGGAGAGCTTCGAGGACTCACAGAGAACACAAACACCAGGAGACTggaaattcaactttttttttttttttttttgaggcagagtctcactctgtcacccaggctgtagtgcagtggcacaatctcggctcactgcaacctccacctcccaggttcaagcaattctcctgcctcagcctcccaagtagctgggattacaggtgtgcaccaccacaccctgctaatttttgtatttttagtagagacagggtttcacgatgttggccaggctggtctcgaactcctgacctcaagtgatctgcctgcctcggcctcccaaagtgttgggattgcaggcatgagacactgcactgGCCTGGAGATTCAACTTTCAAAAGGTAAATGATGGAAACCACAGAGGAGAGACTTTTAGACCCTCTGCCAGCGACATTCCAGATTACCAATACCTTCAATAATCCAGAGCCTTATTACCTGTATTTTACAGTTGTGGAAACTGAGGGTCATAgggtttaaataaatgaatacgtGATAGAATCAGGATTTGAATGTAGGGTTGTCTATTCCAAATCATTCCTCTTAACCACTATCCTGCCAGTCGAAGGCATGGTGATGCCCTTCTGAGCAAAAGGATAGTGTCTGTGATGCCCTTATGTACCAATCTTCTCTACTCAGCAGAGGAGGAAATAGCCCCTGGCTAGTGGGCGGGAGCATCAGTGGATATTATGCTGGATTAAGATGTCATTCTACTGTTGACTTAGAACATAACCATGGGGCCATGAGGCCGCACCCCTGtgggaaggcagtgaaatggctCATCTAAAGTTCTTCCTGGTGTAAGTGCCCTGGGGAAGATGTGTGATCCAGGACCTGGGAAGCAGAA
Coding sequences within:
- the LOC129008688 gene encoding uncharacterized protein LOC129008688, whose amino-acid sequence is MRYTPARNCAPGRQPLHSALPCPAPSRHLRQSGPPLPRASPRALFPPGAPPLAPALQFSSRGAVAAAPGHFATRSGTPPSDTAAGSACLYRCCNGRVGRPRPHGRARRRPPGSLTLEGSGLPEVFRDAKVLPDLLFLSQPQQEHHQRASHLGQEPRSHQASSHFLPALLRSLTKSWPPLCAVLGTAHLSPAAELPNFILHLFILNLESRGPFDTTVCLQSMLHAATREGPCWPHTQPCHSPAQNPSMGPTALWIRSGSLAWHSRPSRLWTLPALSAHLIWLFHLWPIILQLSAVAHDVHST